The following are encoded in a window of Chloroflexota bacterium genomic DNA:
- a CDS encoding heme o synthase yields MPNLARHFISLAKPRIVLLLVFTAAAGMWKAAAGSPEPAVLLAVVLAGALAAAGANIINQGLEPDIDARMRRTRERAVASRRVGPTAAVIAGVALVAIAVVALAVTTNLLAALLTLAAAAVYVFVYTIGLKRRSWNNIVIGGAAGAFPPLIGAAAVTGHVDAVGLYMFAFVFFWTPPHFWTLSLVLRDDYTAARIPMLGAIASPRDTAVQIMLYILLLTALAWLPLAAGYGGLAFALAATLLGAYWMYASWPLRNGAGSKQALSAYKFSLVYLALVFLVLAVEPMLPWYA; encoded by the coding sequence ATGCCCAACCTGGCGCGCCACTTCATCTCACTCGCAAAGCCCCGCATCGTCCTGCTGCTCGTCTTCACGGCCGCCGCCGGGATGTGGAAAGCCGCCGCCGGCAGCCCCGAACCTGCGGTATTGCTGGCCGTCGTGCTCGCCGGCGCACTGGCCGCCGCCGGGGCCAACATCATCAATCAGGGGTTGGAGCCCGACATCGACGCCCGGATGCGCCGCACCCGCGAACGCGCCGTGGCGTCGCGACGGGTCGGCCCGACCGCGGCCGTCATTGCCGGCGTGGCGCTAGTGGCGATCGCCGTCGTCGCCCTTGCGGTCACCACCAACCTCCTGGCCGCGCTGCTCACGCTCGCCGCGGCCGCCGTCTACGTCTTCGTGTACACCATCGGGCTCAAGCGCCGCTCATGGAACAACATCGTGATCGGCGGCGCCGCCGGCGCGTTCCCGCCGCTCATCGGCGCGGCTGCCGTGACAGGCCACGTCGACGCTGTCGGTCTTTACATGTTCGCGTTCGTGTTTTTCTGGACGCCGCCACACTTCTGGACGCTGTCGCTGGTTCTGCGCGACGACTACACCGCGGCCAGGATTCCGATGCTGGGGGCCATCGCCAGTCCTCGCGATACCGCCGTGCAGATCATGCTGTACATCCTGCTGCTGACGGCCCTGGCGTGGCTGCCGCTGGCCGCCGGCTACGGCGGGCTGGCGTTCGCCCTGGCGGCGACGCTGCTCGGCGCCTACTGGATGTATGCCTCCTGGCCCCTGCGCAACGGCGCCGGCTCCAAGCAGGCGTTGAGCGCCTACAAGTTCTCGCTGGTCTACCTCGCGCTGGTATTCCTGGTGCTGGCCGTCGAACCGATGCTGCCCTGGTATGCCTAG
- a CDS encoding MFS transporter has protein sequence MAPANSANNHSEGVTRYATWAARMVVLAAFFDLFMQFPIMAPHARDLGASATLVGVIVAAYSVTNLFGNLAAGFVLDRWGRRLPVLLGLGITALAVLSYAIVRSPEQLLAARAVHGLGAAALTPGAFAILGDRAVTERRARAMALAGALIAIPAMIGPPAAGLLRDAWGANAVFLADGAFVMATLIIFATTSRRAWRPSDSRTLASDAEPLPALWRSRLLWSAYAAQFAITVGVGVLVTHLPLVLEDQGETAARSGVSFAIYALVSMLVMASPIGGASDRIGRFIPLIVGLFGVAAGLAVVGTSAGYAGIAIGMAVFGLGYGLVFPAAAALVTEATGPRRRGRVFGVFYAVYSLGVAAGAAGSGRLAGQFEDMAGLPFFAAAVVVLAALPIVATLRYATRSRG, from the coding sequence GTGGCACCAGCGAACTCCGCGAATAACCACTCCGAAGGCGTCACGCGCTACGCCACTTGGGCCGCGCGGATGGTGGTGCTGGCGGCGTTCTTCGATCTCTTCATGCAGTTCCCGATCATGGCGCCGCACGCTCGGGACCTCGGCGCGTCGGCCACGTTGGTCGGCGTGATCGTCGCGGCCTACTCGGTCACGAATCTTTTCGGCAACCTAGCGGCCGGGTTCGTCCTCGACCGGTGGGGGCGCCGGCTTCCAGTGCTTCTCGGCCTGGGAATCACGGCGCTGGCCGTCCTGAGCTACGCGATTGTCCGCTCGCCGGAGCAGCTCTTGGCCGCGCGAGCGGTCCACGGCCTCGGGGCGGCCGCGCTGACGCCCGGGGCTTTTGCCATCCTGGGCGACCGCGCCGTGACCGAGCGGCGAGCGCGGGCGATGGCGCTTGCGGGCGCCCTGATCGCAATCCCGGCGATGATCGGACCGCCGGCCGCCGGGCTGCTTCGCGACGCGTGGGGCGCGAACGCCGTCTTCCTGGCCGACGGCGCCTTCGTGATGGCTACGCTCATCATCTTTGCGACGACGTCGCGAAGGGCATGGCGCCCGTCGGATTCGCGCACCCTCGCAAGCGACGCCGAGCCGCTTCCCGCCCTGTGGCGCAGCCGATTGCTGTGGTCGGCCTATGCCGCGCAATTCGCCATCACCGTTGGCGTCGGCGTCCTGGTGACGCACCTGCCCCTCGTGCTGGAAGACCAAGGAGAGACCGCCGCACGATCCGGCGTCAGCTTCGCGATCTACGCGCTGGTGTCGATGCTGGTGATGGCCAGTCCCATTGGAGGCGCGAGCGATCGCATTGGACGATTCATTCCTCTGATCGTCGGGCTCTTTGGCGTGGCCGCCGGGCTGGCCGTGGTCGGAACGTCCGCCGGCTATGCCGGAATTGCCATCGGAATGGCCGTTTTCGGCCTCGGGTACGGGCTCGTATTTCCGGCGGCGGCGGCGTTGGTCACGGAAGCCACCGGCCCCAGGCGCCGCGGGAGAGTATTCGGGGTCTTCTATGCGGTGTATTCGCTGGGCGTCGCCGCCGGTGCGGCCGGCAGCGGGCGACTGGCCGGGCAGTTCGAGGACATGGCCGGCCTGCCGTTCTTCGCGGCGGCCGTGGTCGTCCTTGCCGCGCTGCCCATCGTGGCAACGCTCAGGTATGCGACGAGATCGCGGGGGTGA
- a CDS encoding ABC transporter ATP-binding protein: MDFAHGRSSGRASFSPREFARALGATFAYTPRVMAMVWQTSPGLTAGVAAVTAVRALIPAATIWLTKLVIDAVVEAIAVGGSGESVNRVVLLVVVQLALALVGTALDHGGNALQAMLGDRFSNRINIMILEKAETLDLAYFEDSTFYDMLERARREANMRPTGLVTNVFSLAGSFIQLVSVAALLAALAWWILLVVAVTSIPYLGADMWFARARYRMNWRRAPDARRLWYLGYVMTSDETVKEVRLFDLGGHLLDQYRRTFARFYRENRKLTLSRESITFALGIVSAGTASGLYIFVALATIAGRLTLGDLTLYHQALVQTQERLRRIFSGVNSMYEANLFLTNLFDFLAFEPTIRPDPGQRPVPRPIRQGMAFHDVHFSYPGVREPVLRGIDLTIDRGETIALVGANGAGKTTIVKLLTRLYDPSRGRVTLDGVDLREYDVASVRSQIGVTFQDFVQFHATANDNIGYGNLPLKDVRSLVESAAQRSGAAETIDGLPDTYDTTLGRWWGDGTELSGGEWQKIALARGYMRDAQLLILDEPTASLDARTEYEVFQRFRELTSDHMAVLISHRFSTVRMADRIYVIEDGRVSEHGTHEELLARDGTYATWFGMQASAYR, from the coding sequence ATGGATTTCGCGCACGGGCGGTCGTCGGGACGGGCTTCCTTCAGCCCGCGCGAGTTCGCGCGCGCCCTCGGCGCCACCTTCGCCTATACGCCGCGCGTGATGGCCATGGTGTGGCAAACCAGTCCGGGGCTCACCGCGGGCGTAGCCGCCGTCACGGCGGTTCGCGCCCTCATTCCGGCGGCCACGATTTGGCTCACGAAGCTGGTGATCGACGCGGTCGTCGAGGCCATCGCCGTCGGCGGGTCGGGCGAATCGGTCAACCGCGTAGTCCTGCTGGTGGTAGTGCAGCTGGCCCTGGCGCTGGTCGGCACGGCGCTCGATCACGGTGGCAACGCGCTGCAAGCGATGCTGGGCGACCGCTTCTCGAACCGGATCAACATCATGATCCTGGAAAAGGCCGAGACGCTGGACCTGGCCTACTTCGAAGACTCGACGTTCTACGACATGCTGGAGCGCGCCCGCCGCGAGGCCAACATGCGCCCGACCGGGCTCGTCACCAACGTCTTTTCGCTGGCCGGCAGCTTCATTCAGCTTGTCTCGGTGGCGGCGCTGCTGGCGGCGCTCGCGTGGTGGATTCTGCTGGTGGTTGCGGTCACGTCCATCCCCTACCTCGGCGCCGACATGTGGTTCGCCCGCGCGCGCTACCGGATGAACTGGCGGCGCGCGCCCGACGCCCGCCGGCTCTGGTATCTGGGCTACGTGATGACGTCGGACGAGACGGTCAAGGAGGTGCGGCTGTTCGACCTGGGCGGCCATCTGCTGGACCAATACCGCCGCACCTTTGCCCGGTTCTACCGCGAGAATCGCAAGCTCACGCTGTCGCGCGAGAGCATCACCTTCGCACTGGGCATCGTGTCCGCGGGCACGGCGTCCGGGCTGTACATCTTCGTGGCGCTGGCCACCATCGCGGGGCGGCTGACGCTGGGCGACCTCACGCTCTATCACCAGGCGCTGGTGCAGACCCAGGAGCGGCTGCGGCGAATCTTCTCCGGCGTGAACTCGATGTATGAGGCCAACCTGTTTTTGACCAACCTGTTCGACTTTCTCGCCTTCGAGCCGACCATTCGCCCCGATCCGGGGCAACGACCGGTGCCGCGACCGATCCGCCAAGGGATGGCGTTTCACGACGTCCACTTCAGCTATCCCGGCGTGCGCGAGCCGGTGTTGCGCGGCATCGACCTCACCATCGACCGCGGCGAGACCATCGCGCTGGTCGGTGCCAACGGCGCGGGCAAGACCACCATCGTCAAGCTGCTCACCCGCCTCTACGATCCCTCGCGCGGACGGGTCACTTTGGACGGCGTGGACCTGCGCGAATACGACGTCGCCAGCGTGCGCAGCCAGATCGGGGTGACGTTTCAGGACTTCGTGCAGTTTCACGCCACGGCCAACGACAACATCGGCTACGGCAACCTGCCGCTCAAGGACGTGCGTTCCCTGGTGGAATCTGCGGCGCAACGCAGCGGCGCGGCCGAGACCATCGACGGGCTGCCCGACACCTACGACACCACGCTGGGGCGCTGGTGGGGCGACGGCACCGAGCTTTCCGGCGGCGAGTGGCAGAAGATCGCGCTGGCCCGCGGCTACATGCGCGACGCCCAGCTGCTCATCCTCGATGAGCCCACCGCGTCGCTCGACGCGCGCACCGAGTACGAAGTCTTCCAGCGATTCAGGGAGCTGACCTCCGACCACATGGCGGTGCTGATCTCGCACCGCTTCTCCACCGTGCGGATGGCCGACCGCATCTACGTGATCGAGGACGGGCGGGTGTCCGAGCACGGCACGCACGAGGAGCTGCTGGCCCGCGACGGAACCTACGCCACCTGGTTCGGCATGCAGGCGTCGGCCTATCGGTAG
- a CDS encoding redoxin domain-containing protein, with translation MSETETLKVGDEAPDFELPTAPRDAEPFKLSDHRGSTVVINFVPAAFSPVCSDQLPIIQEKLGGREGTVTVAISTDNTWTLKAWAEQSGVSYPVLSDFNPLGATASAYGVLIEDMNIANRVIVVVDDDGKVAHIETAPEVAELPDYDPVMACLSG, from the coding sequence ATGTCTGAGACGGAGACGTTGAAAGTGGGCGACGAGGCACCGGACTTCGAGCTTCCGACGGCCCCCAGGGACGCGGAGCCGTTCAAGCTGAGCGACCATCGCGGGTCGACGGTGGTCATCAACTTCGTGCCGGCGGCGTTCTCGCCGGTGTGCAGCGACCAGCTCCCGATCATCCAGGAGAAGCTCGGCGGGCGCGAGGGGACCGTGACGGTCGCGATCTCCACGGACAACACCTGGACGCTCAAGGCCTGGGCCGAGCAGTCGGGTGTGAGCTATCCGGTGCTGAGCGACTTCAACCCGCTCGGAGCGACGGCGAGCGCCTACGGGGTGCTCATCGAGGACATGAACATCGCCAACCGCGTGATCGTCGTGGTCGACGATGACGGCAAGGTCGCGCACATCGAAACCGCCCCAGAGGTGGCCGAGTTGCCCGACTACGACCCCGTGATGGCGTGCCTATCGGGCTGA
- a CDS encoding aldolase/citrate lyase family protein — protein sequence MRFPNPVLATLRRGEVSIGSWLNLASPLAAEVMAVGGCEWLVIDAEHAPWDLGMITEGLRAIESQGCVPLVRPWTNDPACFGQILDAGAMGLVVPHVSTVEQAEAIAEAVRYPPRGHRSAGTSRATIDRAWSAQANDNLIICPQIEDLEGVANTQAIMEVDGMDVAYIGPSDLALSMGLTSADMFTNADHAAAIAGVLAGAQAAGKPAGLPAPTVERARQLIDQGFTMIDYSSDYRILQAALAEQLAAVRA from the coding sequence GTGAGATTTCCGAATCCGGTCTTGGCCACGCTGCGCCGAGGCGAAGTGTCCATTGGCTCCTGGCTCAACCTGGCGTCGCCGCTGGCGGCCGAGGTGATGGCGGTGGGCGGCTGCGAGTGGCTGGTGATCGACGCCGAGCATGCGCCCTGGGACCTGGGGATGATCACGGAAGGACTCCGGGCCATCGAGTCGCAGGGATGCGTGCCGCTGGTGCGTCCCTGGACCAACGACCCGGCCTGCTTCGGACAGATCCTGGACGCCGGCGCCATGGGACTGGTGGTACCGCACGTGAGCACGGTGGAGCAGGCCGAGGCCATCGCCGAAGCCGTGCGCTATCCGCCCCGCGGGCACCGCTCGGCGGGAACCTCTCGCGCCACCATCGACCGCGCCTGGTCCGCGCAAGCCAACGACAACCTGATCATTTGCCCCCAGATCGAAGACCTGGAGGGCGTGGCCAACACCCAGGCGATCATGGAGGTCGACGGCATGGACGTGGCCTACATCGGGCCGTCCGATCTGGCTCTGTCCATGGGCCTCACCAGCGCCGACATGTTCACGAACGCCGATCACGCGGCCGCCATCGCCGGAGTCCTGGCGGGGGCGCAGGCCGCCGGGAAGCCGGCCGGACTGCCCGCGCCCACCGTGGAGCGGGCCCGTCAGCTCATCGATCAGGGATTCACGATGATCGACTACTCGAGCGACTACCGCATTCTGCAGGCCGCGCTGGCTGAGCAACTCGCCGCGGTGCGGGCCTGA
- a CDS encoding malate dehydrogenase: protein MSYLTTEKVAVMGAAGAVGSNLVQALISTGTANTVAMYDPYGPGLAGAAEEIYHCAFPEAQVTWTTDAGEALDGAAFVLSSGGAPRREGMTREDLLRGNAEIAAQLGKDISQHAPEAKLVVIVFNPADVTGLVTLVHSGLPPQRVTTLAALDSTRLQTRLAQHFGVPQHRVYGCRTYGGHGQEMALYKGAIQIDGVPLNDIVNDGAEANGVGLDADGWQAIREHVLGGGARVIKLRGRSSFQSPAHLTAMMVRAACGGEPFEWPCGAFVTGEPYANVMMAMPTTLGQGGVAWRLPEGDADERAELDAAYAHLQHLRDETIGMGLIPAVADWGSVNPHLAG, encoded by the coding sequence GTGAGCTACCTGACCACCGAGAAGGTCGCCGTGATGGGCGCGGCGGGCGCCGTGGGATCCAACCTCGTTCAAGCCCTGATCTCCACCGGCACGGCCAACACCGTCGCCATGTACGACCCCTACGGACCGGGCCTGGCGGGTGCGGCCGAGGAGATTTACCACTGCGCCTTTCCCGAGGCGCAAGTGACCTGGACGACTGACGCGGGCGAGGCGCTGGACGGCGCGGCCTTCGTGCTCAGCTCCGGCGGCGCGCCGCGCCGCGAGGGCATGACGCGCGAGGACCTGCTGCGCGGCAACGCCGAGATCGCCGCGCAGCTGGGGAAGGACATCAGCCAGCACGCACCCGAGGCCAAGCTGGTGGTCATCGTCTTCAACCCGGCGGACGTCACCGGCCTGGTGACCCTGGTGCACTCGGGCCTGCCGCCGCAGCGCGTCACCACGCTGGCGGCGCTGGACAGCACCCGTCTGCAGACGCGCCTGGCGCAGCATTTCGGTGTGCCGCAGCACCGGGTGTACGGCTGCCGCACCTACGGCGGGCACGGCCAGGAAATGGCGCTCTACAAGGGCGCGATCCAGATTGACGGGGTGCCGCTCAACGACATCGTGAACGACGGGGCCGAAGCCAACGGCGTGGGGTTGGACGCCGACGGCTGGCAGGCGATCCGCGAGCACGTCCTCGGCGGCGGCGCGCGCGTCATCAAGCTGCGGGGACGGTCCTCATTCCAGTCGCCGGCGCACCTCACCGCGATGATGGTGCGGGCCGCCTGCGGCGGCGAGCCGTTCGAGTGGCCCTGCGGCGCATTCGTCACGGGCGAGCCGTACGCCAACGTCATGATGGCCATGCCCACCACGCTCGGTCAGGGCGGGGTTGCCTGGCGGCTGCCCGAAGGCGACGCGGACGAGCGGGCGGAACTCGACGCGGCCTATGCGCACCTCCAGCACCTGCGCGACGAGACGATCGGCATGGGCCTAATCCCGGCCGTCGCCGATTGGGGCTCGGTGAACCCGCACCTGGCGGGCTGA
- a CDS encoding glutaredoxin translates to MASQSTPEIVAYLKPVCGWSAGVRAVLDKYDLGYEDKDIINSPTNYHEMVIKSGQPLSPCVVVDGRMLADVSGEEVEAWLADKGYIAKNNLPTPVPIDRACADEVHAANVTFEDL, encoded by the coding sequence ATGGCATCACAGTCGACACCCGAGATCGTCGCCTATCTGAAGCCCGTCTGCGGCTGGAGCGCCGGCGTCCGCGCCGTCCTCGACAAGTACGACCTCGGCTACGAGGACAAGGACATCATCAACAGCCCGACGAACTACCACGAGATGGTGATCAAGAGCGGTCAGCCGCTGTCGCCCTGCGTGGTGGTCGACGGCCGCATGCTGGCCGACGTCAGCGGCGAAGAGGTCGAAGCCTGGCTCGCCGACAAGGGCTACATCGCCAAGAACAACCTGCCCACGCCGGTCCCCATCGACCGCGCCTGCGCCGACGAAGTCCACGCCGCCAATGTCACGTTCGAGGACCTGTAG
- the pheT gene encoding phenylalanine--tRNA ligase subunit beta: MRVPYEWLCELSGVSAPVDEAARRLTDAGFEVAEIHRAGEHWDRVVVGEVVRIDPHPNADRLNLPTVTTGADEIQVVCGAWNFAVGDRIAFAHEGARLWDAYSDEPRLKELKPTKIRGVVSRGMLCSNRELGLSDDHEGILILEPDAPVGRPLTEVLGDEVIEFELKANRPDALSVLGIAREAAALFGAEVRSPIPDARASDGEQWPSVHLEIDDPALCARYSAAFVRDVEVGESPTWLRKRLELAGMRPINTIVDVTNYVMLETGQPLHAFDWDTIRGGMIGVRTARPGERLVTLDGQDRELTAETLCIVDGEGPVALAGVMGGLATEVTDATSTVLLESATFDPVSIRRTAHRLALRSEASRRFEKDLPPELTEPALRRCVQLIETIGAGLGEFLSADAYPAPSQPEPVSLEFDRIGRLMGLVYERSEVRRSLEALAFDVTEFDDVLHVQPPFWRRDVTTPADVVEEVARLLGYDRIPNTLPTGGVTDVVPGELDPRDDELRDVMVGLGFTECVTYALTSEARLARLVSPDLLDADPETPLGDPETWEMIHRSAMNDAGRALTDRLLPLHRAPLAIRNPLSSDESTLRLTGLSTMLETLRANRRHTDRDLLLFECQPTFLPRPDDLPEEPLLLTAVIGERVSAGRWDETATVELPFVRGLVDELLARSGVDLSTVSHEEVQHPTFAPGQAAAATQAGRTLSAYGAIEPEVAAAYDLDERAWALLVDVGALRDASAGPPSFTAWSEYPAALRDVAVVVDEAVAQAEVLETIQRAGRPLLASVRMFDEYRGEQIAAGKRSLAYALSYAAPDRTLTDKEADKAHNRVVRALQHRLGAELRG, translated from the coding sequence ATGCGAGTGCCCTACGAGTGGCTGTGCGAGCTTTCGGGCGTAAGCGCGCCGGTTGACGAGGCCGCGCGGCGGCTGACCGACGCTGGGTTCGAGGTCGCCGAGATTCACCGCGCCGGCGAGCACTGGGACCGGGTGGTGGTGGGCGAGGTCGTGCGAATCGACCCGCATCCGAACGCCGACCGGCTCAACCTGCCGACGGTGACCACCGGCGCCGACGAGATCCAAGTGGTCTGCGGCGCGTGGAACTTCGCGGTCGGCGACAGGATCGCCTTTGCGCATGAGGGCGCGCGGCTGTGGGACGCCTACTCGGACGAGCCGCGGCTGAAGGAGCTCAAGCCGACCAAGATTCGCGGCGTCGTCTCTCGCGGCATGTTGTGCTCGAACCGCGAGTTGGGGCTGAGCGACGACCACGAGGGCATCCTGATCCTGGAGCCCGACGCCCCGGTCGGTCGGCCCTTGACCGAGGTCCTGGGCGACGAGGTGATCGAATTCGAGCTCAAGGCCAACCGCCCGGACGCCCTCTCGGTGCTGGGCATCGCGCGCGAGGCCGCCGCGCTCTTTGGCGCCGAGGTCCGCTCGCCAATTCCCGACGCTCGGGCGAGCGACGGCGAGCAGTGGCCCTCGGTGCACCTGGAGATCGACGATCCGGCGCTCTGCGCCCGCTATTCGGCGGCGTTCGTGCGCGACGTGGAGGTGGGCGAGTCGCCGACGTGGCTGCGCAAGCGGCTGGAGCTGGCGGGCATGCGGCCGATCAACACGATCGTGGACGTGACGAACTACGTGATGCTGGAAACCGGGCAGCCGCTGCACGCGTTCGATTGGGACACCATCCGCGGGGGCATGATCGGCGTCCGCACGGCCCGGCCCGGAGAGCGGCTGGTGACGCTGGACGGCCAGGACCGGGAGCTAACCGCCGAGACGCTCTGCATTGTGGACGGCGAAGGCCCGGTGGCGCTGGCGGGCGTGATGGGCGGGTTGGCCACGGAGGTCACCGACGCCACGTCGACGGTGCTGCTGGAGTCGGCAACCTTCGATCCTGTGAGCATTCGCCGCACGGCGCATCGGCTGGCGCTGCGCAGCGAGGCCTCGCGCCGGTTCGAGAAAGACCTGCCCCCTGAGCTCACTGAACCCGCGCTGCGACGCTGCGTGCAGCTCATCGAGACGATCGGCGCGGGACTCGGGGAGTTCCTGTCGGCGGACGCCTATCCGGCGCCGAGCCAACCCGAGCCCGTTTCGCTCGAGTTCGACCGCATCGGGCGCCTGATGGGCCTGGTCTACGAACGCTCCGAAGTGCGGCGGTCTCTCGAAGCGCTGGCCTTCGACGTGACCGAGTTCGACGACGTACTGCACGTCCAGCCGCCATTCTGGCGCCGCGACGTGACGACGCCCGCCGACGTGGTGGAAGAGGTCGCGCGCCTGCTCGGCTATGACCGCATACCGAATACGCTGCCCACCGGCGGCGTGACGGACGTGGTGCCGGGCGAGCTTGACCCGCGCGACGACGAGCTGCGGGACGTGATGGTCGGCCTTGGATTCACCGAGTGCGTAACCTATGCGCTCACGAGCGAGGCCCGGCTGGCGCGACTGGTGTCGCCGGACCTGCTGGACGCCGATCCGGAAACGCCGCTGGGCGACCCCGAGACCTGGGAAATGATTCACCGTTCCGCGATGAACGACGCCGGGCGCGCGCTCACCGACCGGCTGCTGCCGTTGCATCGAGCGCCGCTGGCGATCCGCAATCCGCTGTCGTCGGATGAGTCGACGCTCAGGCTCACCGGCCTGTCGACGATGCTGGAAACCCTGCGCGCCAACCGCCGTCATACCGACCGAGATCTGCTGCTCTTCGAGTGCCAGCCGACGTTCCTGCCGCGCCCCGACGATCTGCCGGAGGAGCCGCTGCTGCTGACGGCGGTGATCGGCGAGCGCGTCAGCGCCGGGCGCTGGGACGAAACCGCGACCGTCGAGCTTCCGTTCGTTCGCGGACTCGTCGACGAATTGCTGGCGCGGTCAGGCGTCGACCTGTCCACGGTCAGCCACGAGGAGGTCCAGCACCCGACGTTCGCGCCGGGGCAGGCGGCGGCAGCAACGCAAGCGGGTCGGACGCTGTCCGCCTACGGCGCCATCGAGCCCGAGGTGGCCGCGGCCTATGACCTGGACGAACGCGCCTGGGCGCTGCTGGTGGACGTGGGCGCGCTGCGAGACGCGTCGGCCGGCCCGCCGTCGTTCACGGCGTGGTCGGAGTATCCCGCCGCGCTGCGTGACGTGGCCGTCGTCGTCGACGAGGCCGTGGCCCAAGCCGAGGTGCTGGAGACGATCCAGCGCGCGGGGCGTCCGTTGTTGGCCTCGGTGCGAATGTTCGACGAGTACCGCGGCGAGCAGATCGCCGCCGGCAAGCGCAGCCTCGCCTACGCGCTCAGCTATGCGGCGCCGGACCGGACGCTCACGGACAAGGAAGCGGACAAGGCGCACAACCGCGTCGTCCGAGCGCTCCAGCACCGGTTGGGCGCGGAGTTGCGGGGCTGA